In a single window of the Prochlorococcus marinus str. AS9601 genome:
- a CDS encoding glycosyltransferase family 4 protein translates to MKKYRVIVDMRYAEEPHTGLTRFTVNIFKNLIKNSSKNYFYYLLLPPKECSKHFIDDFPSDLKNFKKIFWRQKRGLKWKIPFVLFDLDILLLVKEIKPNLFISPYIDPPFIPFVKVIATIHDLIFIEVKDYFQHLSLLKRLVAYFRILITILICDNLLVVSSATKKKLINRFNWIPNSFKSKIKNASIISNGIDLLSLDKKKYVEIKELINKDFFLYVGDRRPHKNIIYLIKLVKAINKKFSKNTILILAGSNKYKNLKLNKLITKNNSLVHEIVNPSDLTLDFLYRNCKSFFLISKEEGFGIPVIEAASRGAKIVISNIPALREISPKHSCIINLREITEDVNKISCYLKNDLRPNSKEVIKKWSWQNSSKNLFELIKIVLES, encoded by the coding sequence ATGAAAAAATATCGAGTAATAGTTGATATGAGATATGCTGAAGAACCTCATACTGGTCTAACTAGGTTTACTGTAAACATTTTTAAAAATTTAATCAAAAATTCATCTAAAAACTATTTTTATTATTTATTACTTCCTCCTAAAGAATGCAGTAAACATTTTATTGATGACTTTCCCTCTGATTTAAAAAACTTTAAAAAAATATTTTGGAGACAAAAAAGAGGATTAAAATGGAAAATACCATTTGTTTTATTTGATTTAGATATTTTATTATTAGTTAAAGAAATTAAACCTAATTTATTCATATCTCCTTATATTGATCCTCCATTTATTCCATTTGTAAAAGTTATCGCAACTATTCATGATTTAATATTTATTGAAGTAAAAGATTATTTTCAGCACTTATCTCTATTAAAAAGATTAGTTGCATATTTTAGAATATTAATAACGATATTAATTTGTGATAATTTATTAGTGGTCTCATCTGCCACGAAAAAAAAATTAATTAATAGATTTAATTGGATCCCAAATAGCTTTAAAAGTAAGATTAAAAATGCAAGTATTATTTCTAATGGAATAGACTTGTTAAGTTTAGATAAAAAAAAATATGTTGAAATTAAAGAGTTAATTAACAAAGATTTCTTTCTCTATGTAGGAGATAGAAGACCCCATAAAAATATTATTTACTTAATTAAACTAGTCAAAGCTATTAATAAAAAATTTTCTAAAAATACTATTTTAATTTTAGCTGGATCAAATAAGTATAAGAATTTAAAGCTTAATAAATTAATTACTAAAAATAATTCCTTAGTTCATGAGATTGTAAATCCTTCAGATTTAACATTAGATTTCCTTTACAGGAACTGTAAATCATTTTTCTTGATTTCAAAAGAAGAAGGATTTGGTATACCAGTCATTGAAGCTGCAAGTAGAGGCGCTAAGATTGTAATAAGTAATATTCCTGCTTTAAGAGAAATATCGCCCAAGCATTCATGTATTATTAATTTACGAGAAATTACTGAAGATGTTAATAAGATTTCATGTTATTTGAAAAATGATCTAAGACCAAATTCAAAAGAAGTTATCAAAAAATGGAGCTGGCAAAATTCCTCTAAAAATTTGTTTGAATTAATAAAAATTGTTTTAGAATCTTAA
- a CDS encoding glycosyltransferase, with product MSLDNKEDIILFANTLWFISKFKESLIEKLIQEKYNVKVLFLREGPSLSKEFFKSHKITCYNYSLFLSLYIRSLLNRKKFISKNVKLLSFTIGPIILSSFYPFNKVEKYATLEGLGRVFSSRKIYMRIVKLIVKRIYKFIFEKKYKAIFVLNYVDFAYLLENKIAPIKKLNIIPGTGVDSTKYNPDNLIQKREKLNLFNKDKTLKIDEMFITFIGRISEDKGFFRFISAALFLLDDKKFKDLKFRIVSPISDIEKIDIELKTFLIKNNFDIKPYLNDPISYYAQSKVVVLPTIYGEGLSRVALEAGFLGIPIAAVHNRGISSLFIDGVAGELTMDYEPYGVSRIIKKICENYYQYLDINKNIFNNLRQKYDNSISTNTVFKILDS from the coding sequence GTGAGCTTAGATAATAAGGAAGATATTATTTTATTTGCAAATACACTATGGTTTATATCAAAATTCAAAGAATCATTAATAGAAAAATTAATACAAGAAAAATATAATGTAAAGGTTTTATTTTTAAGAGAAGGTCCATCATTATCTAAAGAGTTTTTTAAATCCCACAAAATAACTTGCTATAATTACTCACTATTTTTATCTCTTTATATTAGAAGTCTTTTAAATAGAAAGAAATTTATAAGTAAGAATGTTAAATTATTAAGTTTTACTATAGGTCCAATTATTTTATCTTCTTTTTATCCTTTTAATAAAGTAGAAAAATATGCAACTTTGGAAGGTTTAGGAAGGGTCTTTTCTTCTAGAAAGATCTATATGCGGATAGTGAAATTAATAGTGAAACGGATATATAAATTTATTTTTGAAAAAAAGTATAAAGCTATATTTGTACTTAATTATGTTGATTTTGCTTATTTACTAGAAAACAAAATTGCTCCTATTAAAAAGCTCAATATTATTCCTGGTACTGGTGTAGATTCAACTAAATATAATCCTGATAATTTAATTCAAAAAAGAGAAAAGTTAAATCTGTTTAATAAAGATAAAACATTAAAAATTGATGAAATGTTTATTACTTTTATTGGAAGAATTTCAGAGGATAAAGGGTTCTTTAGATTTATTTCTGCAGCTTTATTTTTACTTGACGATAAAAAATTTAAAGATTTAAAGTTTAGAATAGTTTCTCCAATTTCAGATATTGAGAAAATTGATATTGAATTAAAGACTTTTTTAATAAAAAATAATTTTGATATAAAGCCATATTTAAACGATCCAATTTCTTATTATGCACAATCTAAAGTTGTTGTTCTGCCAACTATTTATGGTGAGGGTCTATCAAGAGTCGCATTAGAAGCAGGGTTCCTTGGTATTCCAATTGCGGCAGTTCACAATAGAGGTATATCATCTTTGTTTATTGACGGAGTTGCAGGAGAATTAACTATGGACTATGAACCATATGGAGTAAGTAGGATAATAAAAAAAATTTGTGAAAATTACTATCAATATCTTGATATTAATAAAAATATATTCAACAATTTAAGGCAAAAATACGATAATTCTATTTCAACTAATACAGTATTTAAAATTTTAGATTCTTAA
- a CDS encoding glycosyltransferase family 2 protein, which produces MVTNLVTCAFTTFNSSDSIEMAIRSAFNQDYVNIEIIIVDDYSSDNTIKILLNLSNNSPFPFRIISNKKNMGIGYCRDVLLNESNGEFIAFFDDDDFSYKNRISNQLSKIREFEKESNINIINFEKSPLCYCNRYLRKSEKKILVKSIYADFRKISNKKTSYALLSCGHFPIKASPGSTATCVLFARLKTLRSLGGFNHKLRRFEDLDIAVKAAINNISMISTESILLDQYVSYGEEKKDSLKYELLLLEENKNYLDKRQYNFAKDYINFKNYCFSFRPFLIIKYFIKFSFGNPLLFIKKFLSSFRTIILSIKYKDFSENI; this is translated from the coding sequence ATGGTAACAAATCTGGTTACATGCGCATTTACTACATTTAATTCAAGTGATTCAATTGAAATGGCAATTAGGTCAGCTTTTAATCAGGACTATGTAAATATTGAGATAATAATAGTTGATGATTATTCTTCTGATAATACAATAAAAATCCTATTAAATCTTTCAAATAATTCTCCCTTCCCTTTTAGAATTATTTCAAATAAAAAAAATATGGGTATCGGTTACTGTAGAGATGTCTTATTGAATGAATCTAATGGTGAATTTATAGCTTTTTTTGATGACGATGATTTTAGCTATAAAAATCGTATTTCTAACCAGTTGAGTAAAATAAGAGAGTTTGAAAAAGAATCTAATATAAATATTATAAATTTTGAGAAATCACCCTTATGTTATTGCAATAGATATTTAAGAAAAAGCGAAAAAAAAATTTTAGTTAAATCAATATATGCTGATTTTAGAAAAATATCTAATAAAAAAACTTCTTATGCTTTATTATCGTGCGGTCACTTCCCAATTAAAGCCAGCCCAGGCAGCACAGCAACTTGCGTATTATTTGCTAGATTAAAAACATTAAGGTCATTGGGTGGATTTAATCATAAATTAAGAAGATTCGAAGATTTGGATATAGCAGTTAAAGCTGCTATTAATAATATTTCAATGATTTCTACTGAATCTATATTGTTAGATCAATATGTTTCATACGGTGAAGAAAAGAAGGATTCATTAAAATATGAATTGTTGCTGCTTGAAGAAAACAAAAATTACCTGGACAAAAGACAATATAATTTTGCAAAAGATTATATTAACTTTAAAAATTATTGCTTCTCATTTAGGCCATTTTTAATAATCAAATATTTTATTAAGTTTTCTTTTGGAAATCCCCTTTTATTTATTAAGAAGTTTCTTTCAAGTTTTAGGACAATTATCTTATCTATTAAATACAAAGATTTTTCTGAAAATATTTAA
- a CDS encoding nucleotide sugar dehydrogenase, which yields MLKKKVKNICCIGAGYVGGPTMAVIADNCNYLNITVVDINEERISKWNSSDFDNLPVYEPGLKEIIKRVRNRNLFFTIDLKNSIKNADMIFISVNTPTKTSGFGAGYASDLKWVEASARQVAQNAVGHTIVIEKSTLPVRTAKVIKQILISSFDEEFENKTEKSFSILSNPEFLAEGTAIEDLNNPDRVLIGGDEEDSINALKNIYEKWVPEDKIITTNLWSSELSKLAANAFLAQRISSINSISAICEATGAEVNEVSNAIGFDSRIGFKFLSAGPGFGGSCFKKDILNLVYLCRYFGLNEVAEYWEQVVKFNEWHTKRISKLIVEKLFDTVALKKILILGFSYKANTNDTRESPAIKIVKDLLENGAEIIISDPQVDPDIIALDLGIEENVFKNGSGQGKWRYHKDIYEAAMGVDAVVIITEWKVYKSLSWHKLVKVMRKPAWLFDTRSITNYEELKDLDINYWSIGNSNYC from the coding sequence ATGTTAAAAAAAAAGGTAAAAAATATTTGTTGTATAGGTGCAGGTTATGTTGGTGGGCCAACTATGGCTGTGATAGCCGACAACTGTAATTATCTAAATATAACTGTTGTAGATATTAATGAAGAAAGAATATCAAAATGGAATTCCTCCGATTTTGATAATTTGCCTGTATATGAGCCTGGTCTCAAGGAAATAATCAAAAGAGTTAGAAATCGAAATTTATTTTTTACTATTGACTTAAAAAACTCAATTAAGAATGCTGATATGATTTTTATCTCTGTTAATACTCCCACAAAAACATCAGGATTTGGAGCAGGTTATGCTAGTGATTTAAAATGGGTCGAAGCTTCTGCAAGGCAGGTTGCTCAAAATGCTGTTGGACATACAATTGTAATAGAAAAAAGTACGCTTCCAGTTCGTACCGCAAAAGTAATTAAACAAATTCTAATTAGTTCTTTCGATGAAGAGTTCGAAAATAAAACCGAGAAATCTTTTTCTATCCTTTCTAATCCAGAGTTTTTAGCCGAAGGTACGGCTATAGAAGATTTAAATAACCCAGATAGAGTTTTAATTGGGGGAGATGAGGAGGATTCTATTAATGCCTTAAAAAACATTTATGAAAAATGGGTTCCTGAAGATAAAATTATTACAACAAATCTTTGGAGTAGTGAATTATCTAAGCTTGCTGCCAATGCTTTTTTAGCTCAAAGAATAAGCTCAATTAATTCGATATCTGCAATATGCGAGGCTACAGGTGCAGAAGTTAATGAAGTGTCCAATGCAATAGGATTTGATAGTAGGATAGGTTTTAAATTTCTTTCTGCAGGACCTGGATTTGGAGGAAGTTGTTTTAAAAAAGATATATTAAACCTGGTATATTTATGTAGATATTTTGGCCTGAATGAAGTTGCAGAATACTGGGAACAGGTAGTTAAGTTTAATGAATGGCATACAAAAAGAATTTCTAAATTGATAGTCGAGAAATTGTTTGATACTGTTGCCCTTAAGAAAATATTAATTCTGGGCTTTTCTTATAAAGCTAATACTAATGACACAAGGGAATCTCCCGCTATCAAAATAGTTAAAGACCTTCTCGAAAATGGAGCCGAAATAATAATCTCAGACCCACAAGTTGACCCTGATATTATTGCACTAGATCTTGGAATTGAGGAGAATGTATTTAAAAATGGAAGTGGACAAGGTAAGTGGAGATATCATAAAGATATATATGAGGCAGCCATGGGGGTTGATGCGGTTGTGATTATAACTGAGTGGAAAGTTTATAAATCATTGTCTTGGCATAAATTAGTAAAAGTCATGAGAAAGCCTGCTTGGTTATTTGATACTAGATCAATTACTAATTATGAAGAATTAAAGGATTTAGATATTAATTATTGGTCAATTGGGAATTCAAATTATTGTTAA